CACTTATTTCTTCACAGTACAGTTTTACAGTACAAAACATCCTCCAAACATGAAGGTACGGTTAGTGTGGTTTGaagtgaacataaaaaaaatgcagtgTGAATAAACAGTGAATATAGGGGAGAAGAATTCTAACTGGGGAATAGAATTCAATCGTGGATCAGCTCATGAAGAACTTGAATCGAGTGTGATCTTTGATTTAAGTTTTTaagtgttttagttttttttgttattagcaaagtttattttaatttaagacTTACGTGATACAGTGCAAGCTTCGATGATGCTAAAtgggttttcggtttttgatTTATACTTGTAGTGCTTCGTTGCCATTGCTCTGCTTGCCGTTGCCGTCAGTGCATCGCCGATTGAATACGGTCACTATGGTGCTCCCGCTCTCGTCCACGCTCCGGTTGCAGTACATGCTCCGGTGCTGAAGCACGTCGTTGCCGAGCCAGTGGTAAGTAATTGGAGTCGCAACACCCCACGAAAGGAGGCTAGCCAAAAGACAGATAAGCTAACCGGTGTGGTTTCCCGTGTCGTGACCAGGCCTACCCGAAGTACTCGTTCAACTACGGAATTAAGGACCCGCATACCGGTGACATCAAGTCGCAGGCTGAGGAACGCGACGGTGATGTCGTGAAGGGCCAGTACTCGCTGGTTGAGCCCGATGGTTCGGTGCGCACCGTCGACTATACCGCTGATGACCACAACGGATTCAACGCAGTCGTCCACAAGTCTGCCCCGGTTGCCCACAAGGTCGTCGCTGCCCCAGTTGCCCACTACGCTCCGGCCCCAGTCCTGAGCCACTACGTGCACTAAGCCGCCCTCGGTTCGGGCATCGTGTGGATTGCGAAGGGGAGAGATCCTGGAAAGTTGAAGAATTGATACTGATGCTGCTCCAGTTCTTTTTTCCTCTGCGTCCACCAGACAAACACTCATCCAACTCAAGCCAATTTATCCACTTCTGCTAGAAATCGTAGTCACACCAactctcactcactcactgtCTCCGCGTAGAACGAAGACCAACGAAAGCAGGTTTAATACGAAGGAAGGATGTAGCGTAGTGACTCACTATACACAAACTCCCCCCGGGTACTCCCCGGCTGGGTTCTAATTGGTTTCGGTTTGGTGccgcaagcaaaaaaaaacacaggacGGAATCCAAACCAATCCAAAACCAAGACGTACATCGAGCATTTTTCATTTGATGATTTGCGATCCAAGGGAACCAATGGATATAAATGAGCGCTCAGCTCACAGTTTTGCTACGCGTGTTTGCCACACCTGTGTACGGATTTACGAACGATTCGAATTTTAGAGCGCAGTTTTGTGGTGAATAACGATACGCCTAGATGTCTGCAATTTGCCACACATGCCCCGTTAGCATGGAGCTTTGTTTTGTAAGCTTCTGCTTCGAAACCCGATTCGATCGTGTGGCACGTAGGTGACGAACCCTTCGAATCGTTTCCATCCTTCCTTACGGTTTCTTTATTTCTCCGGCCTTTCCGGTCTGTTTTGTGCACCGATGTGCGCGGTGTGTGTGGGACCAACCAAA
The DNA window shown above is from Anopheles funestus chromosome 3RL, idAnoFuneDA-416_04, whole genome shotgun sequence and carries:
- the LOC125772074 gene encoding cuticle protein 8 is translated as MKCFVAIALLAVAVSASPIEYGHYGAPALVHAPVAVHAPVLKHVVAEPVAYPKYSFNYGIKDPHTGDIKSQAEERDGDVVKGQYSLVEPDGSVRTVDYTADDHNGFNAVVHKSAPVAHKVVAAPVAHYAPAPVLSHYVH